The Streptomyces sp. Mut1 genome window below encodes:
- a CDS encoding RICIN domain-containing protein produces the protein MPGRRTLLLSTLSLPLATLLAAAPTTAARAAAPASQAFYVDCGATAAGDGSAGSPWNALAPVNAHTFQPGDSVLLRRGSTCTGQQLFPKGSGAAGSPIVIDAYGTGAKPALAGAGQVTDVVRLADQQYWEIRNLDISNRGTAADTRRGVHVTRTDSGTGTYYRIAGLDIHDVNGNQTRKDDDASAGIFFEVLGNTTPTRFDDVAITDNTVRTVDRYGIHFWTRWMQRPELNNPNCGSACGAWTPQTRVVIRGNTVSDIGGDAIVPHHTEGALIEYNKVDGFREREPAHCAAGLWGWNTQDAVYQFNEVSGGKSDCDGQGLDLDEANIRTIYQYNYSHDNEGGFILLCNGAGSTTDGNIVRYNISQNDGGQLFDMVCAKTTNTQIYNNTFYLADPVQIINNANGSAAANATFTNNVFQVATAEASYVNAAGLGFDSNVFHGTHPAGEPADAHKVTADPKLAAPGTATSRTDADGYLLGAGSSALANGAVVADAGARDYFGNPVAAGCVPDRGAHQSSTGCVRPAGPSAGVNRISAGTQAIDVPAHSTAPGTQLNGWAWNGGDNQKWDVTANADGTYTLRNVESGLCAEVYKNSRAAGAAIDQWTCSGDANQRWTATPTTGGHTLTSKSSGLLLTAPSPANGALLTQEAASATAVQAWAFTKLS, from the coding sequence ATGCCCGGAAGACGAACCCTGCTCCTCTCGACCCTGTCGCTCCCGCTGGCCACCCTTCTGGCCGCGGCCCCCACCACCGCGGCGCGGGCCGCCGCACCGGCCTCGCAGGCCTTCTACGTCGACTGCGGCGCCACCGCCGCGGGGGACGGCAGCGCGGGCTCACCGTGGAACGCGCTGGCCCCGGTGAACGCCCACACGTTCCAGCCGGGCGACTCGGTCCTGCTCAGGCGCGGCTCCACCTGTACCGGCCAGCAGCTCTTCCCGAAGGGCTCGGGCGCGGCCGGGTCGCCGATCGTGATCGACGCGTACGGCACGGGCGCCAAGCCCGCACTGGCCGGAGCGGGCCAGGTCACCGATGTCGTACGGCTCGCGGACCAGCAGTACTGGGAGATCCGCAACCTGGACATCTCCAACCGGGGCACGGCGGCCGACACCCGGCGCGGCGTCCATGTCACCCGTACGGATTCGGGCACCGGCACCTACTACCGGATCGCGGGCCTGGACATCCACGACGTCAACGGGAACCAGACCCGGAAGGACGACGACGCCAGCGCCGGCATCTTCTTCGAGGTGCTGGGCAACACGACGCCCACGAGGTTCGACGACGTCGCGATCACGGACAACACCGTGCGGACCGTCGACCGCTACGGCATCCACTTCTGGACCCGCTGGATGCAGCGTCCCGAGCTGAACAACCCCAACTGCGGTTCCGCCTGCGGAGCGTGGACCCCGCAGACCCGGGTGGTCATCCGGGGCAACACGGTCTCGGACATCGGCGGCGACGCGATCGTGCCGCATCACACCGAGGGCGCGCTGATCGAGTACAACAAGGTCGACGGCTTCCGCGAGCGCGAGCCCGCGCACTGCGCGGCCGGCCTCTGGGGCTGGAACACGCAGGACGCGGTGTACCAGTTCAACGAGGTCAGCGGCGGGAAGAGCGACTGCGACGGGCAGGGACTCGACCTGGACGAGGCCAATATCCGCACGATCTACCAGTACAACTACAGCCACGACAACGAGGGTGGCTTCATCCTCCTGTGCAACGGCGCCGGCTCGACGACCGACGGCAACATCGTCCGGTACAACATCAGCCAGAACGACGGCGGCCAGCTCTTCGACATGGTCTGCGCGAAGACGACCAACACGCAGATCTACAACAACACCTTCTATCTGGCCGATCCGGTCCAGATCATCAACAACGCCAACGGCTCGGCGGCGGCGAACGCCACGTTCACCAACAACGTCTTCCAGGTGGCGACGGCCGAGGCGAGCTACGTGAACGCGGCCGGTCTCGGCTTCGACTCGAACGTCTTCCACGGCACCCACCCGGCCGGTGAGCCGGCCGACGCCCACAAGGTGACGGCCGACCCGAAGCTGGCGGCCCCCGGCACGGCCACCTCCCGCACGGACGCGGACGGCTACCTGCTCGGGGCCGGGTCCTCCGCCCTCGCCAACGGGGCGGTCGTGGCGGACGCGGGCGCGCGCGACTACTTCGGCAACCCGGTCGCGGCCGGCTGCGTACCCGACCGCGGCGCCCACCAGTCGTCCACGGGCTGCGTCCGGCCGGCCGGCCCGTCGGCCGGGGTCAACCGGATCTCCGCCGGCACCCAGGCCATCGACGTACCGGCGCACTCCACGGCCCCGGGCACCCAGCTCAACGGCTGGGCCTGGAACGGCGGCGACAACCAGAAGTGGGACGTGACGGCCAACGCGGACGGCACGTACACGCTCAGGAACGTGGAGAGCGGCCTGTGCGCCGAGGTCTACAAGAACTCCAGGGCCGCGGGCGCCGCCATCGACCAGTGGACGTGCAGCGGTGACGCGAACCAGCGGTGGACCGCCACGCCCACGACCGGCGGCCACACCCTGACGAGCAAGTCCAGCGGACTGCTCCTGACCGCACCCTCCCCCGCGAATGGGGCCCTGCTCACCCAGGAGGCGGCCTCCGCCACCGCGGTCCAGGCATGGGCCTTCACCAAGCTGTCCTGA
- a CDS encoding GTPase-associated protein 1-related protein, with product MKTLAQLHYTSATDGDEPASGGAEPIPARFTAVDTAIPASVLTEAGPLLAYEPPAGTEPGLPDAALRALPESLSYSVLSDGGHLLARTVASRSGRASRVGFHAHAVHLPPGGRLPGGALPITACRAARWAAATPGRPLPDPLATLPGATGHHAREREGLNDFAVSRGPWLAGVLADLRGLCEPDAAGRVVLVEAQSADVARWIALACVALPDELAERLTFTTYTRRPLRAPQRIVGVLPEDAGELTGPDVRVHRCAGARPEEAVDDAWAETAARIWRNRAPELFREAAELPGEPFAPGPVAVTALCAGIALGTGGRAAGAEWAAERPYALDAKRTRQLVDALTAPGVDERSGPEFDAAGRLFAALDGRSPTTTTAPLAAMLVTEAVRGGNGSLELPGRTAFSGPEGAAVAGVLGPEILTELGSAGVGLDVARTVQLLRVARLLEVDCAELLPSVLDRLAPALLAGGEDGSAPDWAPALLELMDEQFDVRTALLGALDRIAPDSPAGVERLLLRVPLPFTGTQSLPHLRMCAGAPEAKAGCGDDRVAALQRVLRAGGMSPFAEPLVLRTAVGLVWEAAAPTAAEARLLLEAATSDAHRAAGTWSHLVAAALASGPGDGEAPELAHDLLRGFPQETGGRVRAALLLLDFAREVGSGAAEPEWAERVRALRAEAEPVEPGVLGQACDAVAGRLLAPERPEAELYALVHSGDADLIAAYDRAARGDSVRARLAADSAYAADCFTVWTAHPHAGPAWSGVAGALLEEVLRPVVRGLPADRVAAVEEAVGRSGSSGRAEAFRDWNRRERRGLSRLGRRIAGRVRRS from the coding sequence TTGAAGACCCTCGCGCAGTTGCACTACACCTCCGCGACGGACGGGGACGAGCCCGCATCCGGCGGGGCAGAACCGATACCGGCGCGTTTCACCGCGGTCGACACCGCGATACCCGCGTCCGTGCTCACCGAGGCCGGACCGCTGCTGGCCTACGAGCCGCCGGCCGGCACCGAACCCGGGCTCCCCGACGCCGCGTTGCGCGCTCTGCCCGAGTCCCTCAGCTACAGCGTGCTCTCCGACGGCGGTCATCTGCTGGCCCGGACGGTCGCGTCCCGCTCCGGGCGGGCCTCCCGGGTGGGCTTCCACGCGCACGCGGTCCACCTCCCGCCCGGCGGCCGGCTCCCGGGCGGCGCGCTCCCGATCACCGCCTGCCGGGCCGCCCGTTGGGCCGCGGCGACCCCCGGGCGCCCGCTGCCCGACCCGCTCGCCACGCTGCCCGGCGCCACCGGCCACCACGCCCGGGAGCGCGAGGGGCTGAACGACTTCGCCGTCTCGCGCGGCCCCTGGCTCGCGGGAGTGCTGGCCGATCTGCGCGGGCTGTGCGAACCGGACGCGGCCGGCCGCGTCGTCCTCGTCGAGGCACAGAGCGCGGACGTGGCCCGGTGGATCGCGCTCGCCTGCGTCGCCCTGCCCGACGAGCTCGCCGAGCGGCTGACGTTCACCACCTACACCCGCCGTCCGCTGCGGGCCCCGCAGCGGATCGTCGGCGTGCTGCCCGAGGACGCCGGGGAGTTGACGGGCCCGGACGTGCGCGTGCACCGCTGCGCGGGGGCCCGCCCGGAAGAGGCCGTGGACGACGCCTGGGCGGAGACGGCCGCGCGGATCTGGCGCAACCGCGCACCCGAGCTGTTCCGGGAGGCCGCCGAACTGCCGGGGGAGCCGTTCGCCCCCGGGCCGGTGGCGGTGACCGCGCTGTGCGCGGGCATCGCGCTGGGGACGGGCGGGCGCGCGGCCGGCGCGGAGTGGGCCGCCGAACGCCCGTACGCACTGGACGCGAAGCGGACCCGGCAGCTGGTCGACGCGCTGACCGCCCCTGGCGTGGACGAGCGCTCGGGCCCGGAATTCGACGCCGCGGGACGGCTGTTCGCCGCGCTGGACGGCCGCTCCCCCACGACGACCACGGCCCCGCTGGCCGCGATGCTGGTGACGGAGGCGGTACGCGGCGGCAACGGCTCCCTCGAACTGCCGGGCCGCACCGCCTTCAGCGGGCCCGAGGGCGCGGCCGTCGCCGGGGTGCTCGGGCCGGAGATCCTGACCGAGCTGGGCAGCGCGGGCGTCGGCCTCGACGTGGCCCGCACGGTGCAACTCCTGCGGGTGGCACGGCTGCTGGAGGTGGACTGCGCCGAGCTGCTGCCCTCCGTCCTGGACCGGCTCGCGCCCGCCCTGCTGGCGGGCGGCGAGGACGGGAGCGCCCCGGACTGGGCGCCCGCGCTGCTGGAGCTGATGGACGAGCAGTTCGACGTGCGTACGGCCCTGCTGGGCGCGCTCGACCGGATCGCGCCGGACAGCCCGGCCGGGGTGGAGCGGCTGCTGCTCCGGGTGCCGCTGCCGTTCACCGGCACGCAGTCGCTGCCGCATCTGCGGATGTGCGCGGGGGCGCCGGAGGCCAAGGCCGGCTGCGGCGACGACCGGGTGGCGGCGTTGCAGCGGGTTCTGCGGGCCGGCGGGATGTCGCCGTTCGCGGAGCCGCTGGTGCTGCGGACGGCCGTGGGCCTGGTGTGGGAGGCGGCCGCCCCGACGGCGGCCGAGGCGCGGCTGCTGCTGGAGGCCGCGACCTCGGACGCGCACCGGGCGGCCGGCACCTGGTCGCATCTGGTGGCCGCCGCGCTCGCGTCCGGTCCCGGGGACGGCGAGGCTCCCGAGCTGGCCCATGACCTGCTGCGCGGCTTCCCGCAGGAGACCGGGGGCCGGGTGCGGGCGGCGCTGCTGCTGCTCGATTTCGCCCGCGAGGTGGGCTCGGGGGCCGCTGAGCCGGAGTGGGCCGAGCGGGTGCGGGCGCTGCGGGCGGAGGCCGAGCCGGTGGAGCCCGGGGTGCTCGGGCAGGCGTGCGACGCGGTGGCCGGGCGGCTGCTGGCGCCGGAGCGGCCCGAGGCGGAGCTGTACGCCCTGGTGCACAGCGGCGACGCGGACCTGATCGCCGCCTACGACCGGGCCGCGCGCGGTGACAGCGTCCGGGCCCGGCTGGCGGCCGACTCCGCGTACGCCGCCGACTGCTTCACCGTCTGGACGGCCCATCCGCACGCCGGCCCCGCCTGGAGCGGGGTCGCCGGGGCGCTGCTGGAGGAGGTGCTGCGCCCGGTGGTGCGGGGGCTGCCCGCCGACCGGGTCGCGGCGGTCGAGGAGGCCGTCGGCCGCTCGGGCAGCAGTGGCCGGGCGGAGGCCTTCCGGGACTGGAACCGCCGGGAGCGCCGCGGCCTGAGCCGGCTGGGCCGGCGCATCGCGGGCCGGGTGCGGCGGTCCTGA
- a CDS encoding MarR family winged helix-turn-helix transcriptional regulator has product MDMPVDRIEFETMLLGRHMSLLTSRGDGRLDRSAYILLSRIRVQGPMSIGQLRDAFGLDTSTLNRQTAAMLRAGVVERIADPDGGIARKFVITDEGERRLDKDRAENREGLQRVLADWSPQEAARFADDLARLNRDIERLDGRPWPRD; this is encoded by the coding sequence GTGGACATGCCCGTGGACCGGATCGAGTTCGAGACGATGCTGCTTGGCCGGCACATGAGTCTGCTGACCTCGCGGGGCGACGGGCGACTCGACCGCAGCGCCTACATCCTGCTCAGCCGTATCCGCGTCCAGGGGCCGATGTCCATCGGCCAGTTGCGCGACGCCTTCGGCCTGGACACCTCCACGCTCAACCGGCAGACCGCGGCCATGCTCCGTGCGGGTGTGGTCGAGCGTATCGCCGACCCGGACGGCGGGATCGCCCGGAAGTTCGTCATCACGGACGAGGGCGAACGCCGGCTGGACAAGGACCGGGCCGAGAACCGGGAGGGCCTTCAGCGCGTCCTGGCCGACTGGTCGCCGCAGGAGGCCGCCCGCTTCGCGGACGACCTCGCCCGGCTCAACCGGGACATCGAGCGCCTCGACGGGCGGCCCTGGCCGCGCGACTGA
- a CDS encoding bifunctional serine/threonine-protein kinase/ABC transporter substrate-binding protein has protein sequence MEKLRPSDPARIGGHRLLGRLGAGGMGVVYLGRTDAGALAAIKVILPEYATDDDFRTRFRREAEAARRVESPWAVPVTGADTEGERPWLATAFVPGPALSEAVARCGPLPARGVRVLGRLLARALAAVHAAGLVHRDVKPGNVLLTVDGPRLIDFGIARSADATALTATGLVVGTPGFLSPEQATGDGTEADPASDLFSLGCLLAYAATGRPPFGSGAVDALLYRTVHDEPDLAGIDDPELRALLATLLAKEPGARPTAAGLDTLIAEDAPDGSTDWLPPDMAALVAERSAAVLDLPGIDPTVTDDTAPPAPGRRKALLFAGAGLVVAAGGGFAVREWLRDDSGSDAAASGERAWIIGVQADLSGPRSAAGRAQERGVRIAVQQFNARADKPFTLTVKVRDDGGDTARAVQAADRFARDRDVLAVVGPTGDAATEAVLGAYDEAMLPVLTVSSLQLTYAARARKSFFQAAPSDGVLAQPIIRRLVLRPDVERLGVLLDRVGGQSAYQAGYLTNMLTGQITTGTTYPRVVPAGTQDLAPVVEDMLAHASDALFYAGDAAGAARTARALAATSFKGPRMAMHTAMDARFLKDAGQAAEDWEFTAPFTDPAAPAAKKFAAAHRTAFDAAPAHWAAEAYDAAGIAIAAVTALAGTKAGGPKRPSRGALVAKIAASTYEGVSRTYVFDDDHRIKGDDAYLYGVRDGRYVYLGAAPKATA, from the coding sequence ATGGAGAAGCTGCGCCCCTCCGACCCCGCACGGATCGGCGGGCACCGGCTGCTCGGACGGCTCGGCGCCGGCGGCATGGGGGTCGTCTACCTCGGCCGTACGGACGCCGGCGCCCTGGCCGCGATCAAGGTGATCCTGCCCGAATACGCCACCGACGACGACTTCCGGACCCGCTTCCGGCGCGAGGCCGAGGCCGCCCGCCGGGTGGAGAGCCCCTGGGCCGTCCCGGTGACCGGCGCGGACACGGAGGGTGAACGGCCCTGGCTGGCCACCGCGTTCGTGCCGGGCCCCGCGCTGTCGGAGGCCGTCGCCCGGTGCGGGCCGCTGCCGGCCCGCGGCGTCCGGGTGCTCGGCCGGCTGCTCGCCCGAGCGCTGGCCGCCGTACACGCTGCGGGCCTTGTCCACCGCGACGTCAAACCGGGCAACGTCCTGCTCACGGTCGACGGACCGCGCCTGATCGACTTCGGCATCGCGCGGTCCGCCGACGCCACCGCGCTCACCGCCACCGGCCTGGTGGTCGGGACCCCGGGCTTCCTCTCCCCGGAACAGGCCACCGGAGACGGCACCGAAGCGGACCCCGCGAGCGACCTCTTCTCCCTCGGCTGCCTCCTGGCGTACGCGGCGACCGGGCGTCCGCCGTTCGGCAGCGGGGCCGTCGACGCGCTGCTCTACCGGACCGTCCACGACGAGCCCGACCTCGCGGGGATCGACGACCCCGAACTCCGCGCCCTGCTGGCCACCCTGCTGGCCAAGGAGCCCGGAGCGCGCCCCACCGCCGCCGGACTCGACACCCTGATCGCCGAGGACGCGCCCGACGGCTCCACCGACTGGCTGCCCCCGGACATGGCGGCACTTGTGGCCGAACGCTCCGCCGCCGTGCTCGACCTGCCCGGCATCGACCCGACGGTCACCGATGACACCGCCCCGCCCGCACCGGGCCGGCGCAAGGCCCTGCTGTTCGCCGGCGCCGGTCTCGTGGTCGCGGCCGGCGGCGGGTTCGCCGTACGGGAGTGGCTGCGCGACGACAGCGGCTCCGATGCGGCCGCCTCCGGCGAACGGGCCTGGATCATCGGGGTGCAGGCCGATCTGTCCGGCCCCCGGAGCGCCGCCGGGCGGGCCCAGGAGCGCGGGGTCAGGATCGCCGTCCAGCAGTTCAACGCCCGCGCGGACAAGCCCTTCACGCTCACCGTCAAGGTCCGCGACGACGGGGGCGACACCGCCCGCGCGGTGCAGGCCGCCGACCGGTTCGCCCGCGACCGTGACGTGCTCGCCGTCGTCGGCCCGACCGGTGACGCCGCGACCGAGGCCGTGCTCGGCGCCTACGACGAGGCGATGCTGCCCGTCCTCACCGTGTCCTCGCTCCAGCTCACCTACGCCGCCCGCGCCAGGAAGTCCTTCTTCCAGGCCGCCCCCTCCGACGGCGTACTGGCCCAGCCGATCATCCGGCGCCTGGTGCTGCGGCCCGATGTCGAGCGGCTCGGGGTCCTGCTCGACCGGGTCGGCGGGCAGTCCGCCTACCAGGCCGGCTACCTGACCAACATGCTGACCGGCCAGATCACCACCGGCACCACCTACCCGCGCGTCGTCCCGGCCGGCACACAGGACCTGGCCCCCGTGGTCGAGGACATGCTCGCGCACGCCAGCGACGCCCTCTTCTACGCGGGTGACGCGGCCGGAGCCGCCCGCACCGCACGCGCCCTCGCCGCCACCTCCTTCAAGGGGCCCCGGATGGCCATGCACACCGCCATGGACGCGCGCTTCCTCAAGGACGCCGGACAGGCCGCCGAGGACTGGGAGTTCACCGCGCCCTTCACCGACCCGGCGGCGCCCGCGGCCAAGAAGTTCGCCGCGGCCCACCGCACCGCCTTCGACGCCGCCCCCGCGCACTGGGCCGCCGAGGCGTACGACGCGGCCGGGATCGCGATAGCCGCCGTCACCGCCCTCGCCGGGACGAAGGCCGGCGGGCCGAAGCGCCCGTCGCGCGGCGCGCTCGTCGCGAAGATCGCCGCATCCACGTACGAGGGCGTCTCCCGTACGTACGTCTTCGACGACGATCACCGGATCAAGGGCGACGACGCCTACCTCTACGGGGTGCGGGACGGACGCTACGTCTACCTCGGTGCCGCGCCGAAGGCCACGGCCTGA
- a CDS encoding L-threonylcarbamoyladenylate synthase produces MAKYFDVHPENPQRRTITNVAESIHSGALVAYPTDSCYALGCQLGSRDGISRIRAIRNLDDRHHFTLMCQNFAQLGQFAQIDNDVFRAVKAATPGQYTFILPATKEVPRQLLHPKKKTVGVRIPQHTVVQALLEELGEPLLSSTLLLPDEAEPMTQGWEIKERLDHEVDIVLDSGDAGTQLTTVIDYSSGEPEIVRRGAGDPSRFE; encoded by the coding sequence ATGGCGAAGTATTTCGACGTACATCCCGAAAACCCCCAGCGGCGCACCATCACCAACGTGGCCGAGAGCATCCACTCCGGGGCGCTCGTCGCGTATCCGACGGACTCCTGCTACGCGCTCGGGTGTCAGCTCGGCAGCCGCGACGGCATCTCCCGCATCCGCGCGATCCGCAATCTCGACGACCGGCATCACTTCACGCTCATGTGCCAGAACTTCGCCCAGCTCGGGCAGTTCGCGCAGATCGACAACGATGTGTTCCGCGCGGTCAAGGCGGCGACGCCCGGCCAGTACACCTTCATCCTTCCGGCGACGAAGGAGGTGCCGCGCCAGCTGCTGCACCCGAAGAAGAAGACCGTGGGCGTACGCATCCCCCAGCACACCGTCGTCCAGGCACTGCTGGAGGAACTCGGCGAGCCGCTGCTCTCCAGCACCCTGCTCCTGCCCGACGAGGCGGAGCCGATGACCCAGGGCTGGGAGATCAAGGAGCGCCTGGACCACGAGGTGGACATCGTCCTCGACTCCGGCGACGCCGGTACGCAACTCACCACCGTCATCGACTACTCCAGCGGCGAGCCGGAGATCGTACGACGCGGAGCGGGCGACCCCTCCCGCTTCGAGTGA